The genomic region CCACTTCACGGGGCACACCTGCTATTTCAAACATGACACGGCCGCGCTTGACTGCCGCGGTCCAGTATTCGACGTTTCCTTTTCCCTTACCCATACGAGTTTCAAGAGGCTTTTGTGTAACTGGGCGATCCGGAAAAATACGGATCCAGATCTTCCCGCCCTTTTTCATCTTGCGACTGATCGCCACACGAACAGCTTCTATCTGACGGGCGGTTATCCAGCCATTCTCACATGCCTGAAGCCCATACTCGCCAAAATCGACCTTGATCGCACCTTTTGCATAACCACGCAACGGGGTCAGATGCGGCTTACGGTATTTGACCCTTTTCGGAGAAAGCATCAGAAGTTACCCCCTCTCCTTATGAGCCGGAGCCGTTTCCATAATGGGCTTACGCTCCATAACTTCACCTTTGTATATCCATACCTTGATGCCTATTACACCATAGATGGTGTGTGCTTCGGAAAAACCATAGTTAATGTCAGCCCTCAAAGTCGAAAGAGGAA from Synergistaceae bacterium harbors:
- the rplP gene encoding 50S ribosomal protein L16 — translated: MLSPKRVKYRKPHLTPLRGYAKGAIKVDFGEYGLQACENGWITARQIEAVRVAISRKMKKGGKIWIRIFPDRPVTQKPLETRMGKGKGNVEYWTAAVKRGRVMFEIAGVPREVAEDAFRTASFKLPIKVKLLTREGAGE